The segment GACACAGACAGGAGAATGTCCCGGAAACAGAACCGGCACAGGAAATTGGAAGTGAAAATGAAAGCCGTGCGTACCGTTCCGTAGGAAACGGCAGGACGGGAGTCTTCGCCTCTTCCGCCTCGGCCTACAACGACATCAACGCCACGCTTGGCAGCTTTTACGAGAGTCCGGAGGAAGACCCGGAAAAGGAGGCGCTGAAAGCAGAGGTGGAACAGCTCCGCCAGGCTGCCGCAACGCAGACGGCCGGACCGAGCTACGAGGAGCAGGTGGCTCTGCTGGAGAAGTCCTATGAGCTTGCCGCCAAATATATGCCTTCGGGCGGCAGCACGGGAACAGCGGAGAGTCAGGAGACGGAAAACCCCTCAAGGGAGAGGAAGGCGAAAGCCGTTCCCGTCGGGTTGGTTTCCTCTCCGGTCGTGTCGTCCCTTCCTCAGCCTCTTGCCGATTCGGTGCAGTTCGCGAGACTGCTTTCCGGTGCGGATGCCGGCTTCCATACGGCTGTGGGCAGTGCCGGGACACAAAGGACGAAGAATACCATACGTGCCTGCGTGCATGGCGACCAGACTGTCATCAGCGGACAAAGCGTGCGTCTCAGGCTGCTGGAGGCCATGCGTGTGGGAAGATATGTGCTTCCCCGCAATACCCTGCTGACCGGTGAGGGACGTATCCAGGGCGAGCGGCTTTGCATTGAAATCCTTCAGGTCGAATATGACGGCAATGTCATTCCCGTGGAACTGACCGTGCTGGACAGTGACGGACAGGACGGGATATTCATTCCCGGTTCGACGGAGGCGAATGCGGTAAGGGAAGTGGCCGCCAACATGGGACAGAATCTCGGCACGACCATCTCCATCACCAACCAGTCGGCAGGCGACCAGCTTCTCTCCGAGCTTGGACGGGGGGCCATACAGGGCGTGTCGCAGTACATTTCCAAGAAGATGCGCGAGGAGAAGGTGCATCTCAAATCAGGCTACGAACTGATGCTTTATCAGAACAACAATCAATAACCCATTAAAACAGTAAAGACATGAAAAAGATTCTTTTGATGCTTGCTCTCGCAGGCGGCGTTGCAAGTGCACATGCACAGTCGGCTGATACCACGGCCGTAAATGATTTGACCCTGAAGGCGGATATCTATCCTCAGCAGGAGGACGGCGACCTCTATCACGGGCTGTCCAGAAAGCTCACCTTTGACCGGATGATTCCGCCATACGGGCTGGAAGTGACGTATGACAAGACGACCCATATCATCTTTCCCTCGGCTGTCCGTTATGTGGATCTCGGTTCTCCGAATCTGATTGCGGGCAAGGCGGACGGTTCAGAGAATGTAATCAGGGTCAAGGCTACCAGAAAGAACTTCCGTGAGGAGACCAACATGTCGGTGATTACCGAAAGCGGAAGTTTCTACACCTTCAATGTCAAGTATGCCGACGAGCCCCTGCTGCTCAACATTGAGATGGCCGATTTCATCCATGACGGCAGCGAGGTGAACCGCCCGAACAATGCCCTCGACATCTACCTGAAGGAACTCGGCAGCGAGTCGCCCAAGCTGGTACACCTTATTGCCAAGGCCATCCACAAGGATAACAGACGCCATATCAAGCATATCGGAAGCAAGGCGTTCGGCATCCAGTACCTGCTGCGCGGGCTCTATACTCACAACGGGCTGCTCTATTTCCATACCCAGGTGAAGAACACGTCGAACGTGCCTTATGAGGTGGATTTCGTGACGTTCAAGATCGTGGACAAGAAGGTCCTCAAGCGCACGGCCATCCAGGAGCAGGTGATATTTCCGCTGCGTGCCTACAACTATGCCACGGCTGTTGCCGGAAAGAAGGACGAGCGTACCGTCTTTGTCTTTGACAAGTTCACCATTCCCGCCGACAAGATGCTGGTGGTGGAGATGCACGAGAAGAGCGGAGGCCGTCATCAGACCTTCACCGTGGAGAGTGAGGACATTGTGAGAGCGAGGGTGATCAATGAACTTAAAGTGAAATGACCATGAAGAAGTATCTGTTTCTTTTTGCCGTATGCGTATCGCTTGCCCTGTCATCGGGGCAGGCATACGCCCAGCGTTACCTTCCCGGAAT is part of the Parabacteroides sp. AD58 genome and harbors:
- the traN gene encoding conjugative transposon protein TraN gives rise to the protein MKKILLMLALAGGVASAHAQSADTTAVNDLTLKADIYPQQEDGDLYHGLSRKLTFDRMIPPYGLEVTYDKTTHIIFPSAVRYVDLGSPNLIAGKADGSENVIRVKATRKNFREETNMSVITESGSFYTFNVKYADEPLLLNIEMADFIHDGSEVNRPNNALDIYLKELGSESPKLVHLIAKAIHKDNRRHIKHIGSKAFGIQYLLRGLYTHNGLLYFHTQVKNTSNVPYEVDFVTFKIVDKKVLKRTAIQEQVIFPLRAYNYATAVAGKKDERTVFVFDKFTIPADKMLVVEMHEKSGGRHQTFTVESEDIVRARVINELKVK
- the traM gene encoding conjugative transposon protein TraM, which gives rise to MSTDAEKLKQKQKIRKYLVFTGMFLLFLGCMWLIFAPSEKDRQEAERKTGFNAELPDPRGTGIEADKMAAYEQADMVRRQEEKKRTLADFSALADGHRQENVPETEPAQEIGSENESRAYRSVGNGRTGVFASSASAYNDINATLGSFYESPEEDPEKEALKAEVEQLRQAAATQTAGPSYEEQVALLEKSYELAAKYMPSGGSTGTAESQETENPSRERKAKAVPVGLVSSPVVSSLPQPLADSVQFARLLSGADAGFHTAVGSAGTQRTKNTIRACVHGDQTVISGQSVRLRLLEAMRVGRYVLPRNTLLTGEGRIQGERLCIEILQVEYDGNVIPVELTVLDSDGQDGIFIPGSTEANAVREVAANMGQNLGTTISITNQSAGDQLLSELGRGAIQGVSQYISKKMREEKVHLKSGYELMLYQNNNQ